ACGGTGCTTTGCCTATTGTCCGAAAGCCGAGGTGGACCTGAACGAGATCTATCAATATGTTTGGCATATGCCTTATGACGGCAGTGCCTTGGGGCCCTACCGAACGATCCTGGCCGCCAGGGCAGGCGGTCAGATGGCGCCGGGTCATTACCAGGGCGGGGGGACCGCTTCGGCTCTGATGGCCTTTGCGATGAAGTCCGGGCGGGTCAAGGCCGCTGCCCTGACCCGGCGGGAAGCTTTGACGCCGGTGCCCGAGGTGGTGACCGACTGGACGCAGGTTGCCCGATTGGCCGGTTCCAAATTTATGGCAGCGCCGACCCTGGCGGGTTTAAACGCCGCGGTTCGTCAGGGGCAGCGGGATCTGGGGGTGGTCGGGACACCCTGCCAGATGTTGGCGGTTGCCCAGATGCGAATGAATCCATTGGGAAAGCCGGAGCATGAGGTGCCAGTGGCCTTGACCGTCGGCCTCTTTTGCAATTGGTCCCTGGATACCCGTCAGTTGATCGATTTGCTGGTTCAAAAGGTGGATATTGCCGACATTCGTGGCATGGACATTCCTCCACCGCCGGCCAATACGCTGGTGTTGGAGACGTCCCGTGGGCCTGTGGAGGTCTCCCTGAACGACATCAAGCCGCTTATCCCGCACACCTGCTTTATCTGCCTGGATATGACCGCCGAACTGGCCGATGTGTCGGTGGGCATGTACGAAGGACGCAAAGGATGGAACACCTTGATCGTCCGCTCAGACAGAGGGGCACAACTGGTCGATGACGCGGTCGCCGCCGGCTTTCTGGAGACAGAGGCCATGCCCGATGAGAGCGTGACCCATTTGTCAAAGGCGGCCGTTGCCAAGAAAGAGCGGTCGTTGCGCATGCTGATTCAAAGGCAGCTGATCCATACCAGCAATCAGACCAAAGACGGGACAGACGACGGGCCGCGTCCGGCCTTGCGCATGTCTCAGGAGGTGGTCGAGAAGATCCTGCCGCCAAAGAGATGATGGGCATCGCCGCGAGATGCCTTGTCGGGACCTACCTTAAGCCCGATCGAGCACCTCCCTGAGCTTCATCGAAAGTTCTTTGATGTTGTAAGGTTTCTGGATGAATCCCCGGCAGCCGCCCTCCAGGATCGTTTTGGCCTGGCCGTTGATACTGTAACCGCTGGAGAGAATCACCCTGACATCTGGGTCGATTTTTTTCATTTCCCTGAAGGTCTCTCCACCGCTCATGCCTGGCATGATCATGTCCAGGAGGACCAGGTCGATGGTATCGTGTCGTTGCTCAAAGGTGGCTATGGCGGCCTTGCCGCTGCCTGCTGTCAAGACCCGATAGCCCAGTTTTTCAAGGATCAGCCGGCCGACTTCCACGATGCCCGCATCATCATCGACCAAAAGAACCGTTTCGTTTCCTGTTTTGGCTTCCATTTTCACTTCTTTTTGCCTTCCGGTCTGCATTTCCGTAGCCGGCAGGTAGATGTTGAAGGTCGTGCCGACCCCCTGTTCACTATAGACGGTAATCGTGCCGCCGTGGTTCGATAGAATACCATATACCGATGCCAGTCCCAGTCCGGTACCGTGTCCCATCTCCTTGGTGGTGAAAAAGGGGTCGAAGATTCGGTTGATGGCCTCCGGTGGGATGCCGACTCCGGTATCGGTGACGGAAATTTTTATGTACTTGCCTGGATTCAATCCATATGACCGGGCGGCTTGCCCTTCCAACGCACTATTTCGACTTGACAAAAACAGATCGCCGCCGTTGGGCATGGCATGCCAGGCATTGACGAAGAGGTTGAGCAGTACCTGCTCCATTTGGCCCCGATCCACCGTCGCCATCCATAAGGCGTCGTCCAGCTCCAGGTGAATGGTGATCTCTTTCCTGGTTCGGCTGAAGAGGTTTGTAGTGGCCTCGATCACATGATTCATGTGGGTGGGCTTTGCTTCGTACTTGCCGCCCCTGGCCGCCCCAAGCAGTTGCCGGGTCAGATCCGCGCCGGCCCGGACATACTGTTCGATGCTCTTCAGGTTGGTATAACTGGGATGGTCTTCGTCGGTGTCCATGAGGATCAGCGTCGTATTGCCTTGAATTCCCATGAGCAAGTTGTTGAAATCGTGCGCCACTCCTCCGGCCAGTGTGCCGATGGACTCCATTTTGCTGGAATGCAACAGTTGGGACTCCATCTTCTTCTGCTCGGTGCGGTCTCGGGTAATGCCCCAGAACCCGACCGGCCGGCCGGAAACATCCCGGCGAAGGTAGGCTGATAATTCGCACTGGCGGATCGATCCATCCTTGCGGATGATTTCATATTCCATGACGGTCGAGTGATCGCCGGTCTCGTAAATGTTTCGGAAAATGTTCGAAATCTTCTTGGCGTTGTCGGGTCGAAGATAACGTTTGTAGCTCATGCCCATCAGTTCGTCGACCGTATATCCGTGCAGCCGACAGGTCGAGGCGTTGAAGTAGGTGAATCGGCCGCGCAGATCGGTTTCATAGTAGCCCTCCTCCATGCTCTCGAGGACCGTTCGGTACTTCAGTTCGCTCTGGCGAAGCACTTCCTGGGCCTGCTTGAGCGAGGTGATGTTGGTGACGATGACCAGCAGGCATTCCCGATCGCGAAACCGAATCTGCCGGGCCGATACGATGGCATCCAAAACCTGCCCGGATCTGTTTCGATATTGAATTTCCAGGCCTTCGACGTTGCCGTGTTTTTTGACCTGTTCGACGAGCCGGTCCCGATCCCGGGGATCGCGATACACCCCCAGTTCCAGTGGGGTCCGGCCGAGGGCCTCCTCAGCCGAATAACCGCTCAATCGGCAAAATGCATCGTTGACCTGGAGATATCGCCCCTCTTGAAGGTCGACCACAGTGATCGAATCCGGCGCCAGTTCGAGGATGCCGCGGTGGCTCTCTTCGCTTTGGCGCAGGGCATCCTCGGCCTTTCTCTGGTCGGTGCGGTCCCGCAGTATGCCGTAAAAACCGATGGGGGCGCCCGATGCGTCCCGCAACAGGCTCACGGAGCTTTCGACGATTCTAGGGGTGCCGTCCTTTTTTTTTACACAGTAGTCTACAATCCTGCTGGAGGTGACGCCTCGAAAGATGTCATTGAAAACGGCATAGATCCGGTCAACATCCTCGGGTGCGGTGTACTGCCTGAAATTCATGCCCATCAGCTCATCGCGAGTGTATCCGGAGACTTGGACGAGGGTGTCGTTAAAAAAGGTCAGGTTGCCGGACAGATCGACTTCGTAGTAGCTTTCCGTGATGTGATCCAGGATGTTGCGAAGCTTGGCTTCCTTTTCCCGAAGGTCCCTCTGGGCCTGTTTGAGCGAGTTGATGTTGGCCGTGACGACCAGCAGGCATTCTTCCCCCTTAAACGTGATGGGCTGGGAGGACATGAGATTGTCGAGAATCTTCCCGGATTTGGACTTGAACTGAATCTCCATTCCCTCGATCTTGCCGTCTCTCTCCAGTGCCTCGATAACGCGTTCACGATCCGATGGATTGGCGTAAATGCCCAACTCGTAGATCGTCCGGCCCACGGCTTCCTGGACCGTGTACCCGGTCCGCTCGCAAAAGGTGCGGTTCACTTGCATGAAGCGGCCGTCCCTGCGCCGTGTCACCGTGATCGAATCGGGCGCCAGGTCCATCAAATTACGATAGGTTTGTTCACTTTGCCTCAGGGCTTCCTCGATTTGTATCGGATCGGTTGGATGCCCAGGGGACTCTCGGGATGGGTCGTCATTCTGTGAGTGGACCGGTCGATCTTCATTGGGTTCGGTTTGCCTCTCGGTTGGTCGTTCGGACTTTCGATTGCTGCTGTCAGCGGTCATCGGGTGAACTCCTGCCGGAAGTGTTGAGGATGCCTCGCCTTGTCGCCTGTCGGCCCTGCCTTGACATGCGATTGACACCGAATTTGCCTGCTTCTGAATGAGCACCGATCATCGTCCATGCCGGGTCCGTACATCATCACAGTCGAAAAGCGTTGCACAGATTGCAACGCTTTTCTATTGCAATGAAATTACATCAATTTTTAGCGTTAAGGCCTTGATCTGTCAAGCATCGGATAGGGATCGCTTAAGACAATCGTTTTTTGGACGATGCAGTTCGGGAGGTTGCTGTTCGAGCAGCGGATTCGGGAGCGGTTGCCGGCTGGGCACAAGGGTCCGTCCATTCCCCGGCGCCGACGATCGGCCAGGCATCGACATCCTGGACCGCCATCATGTGGACGATCCGGTCGAGGACCTGATCGATGTCGGCTTGCTCCTCCTCGGGCAAGGCAGAAAGGCGCTGTGCGAATCTTTCC
This Desulfatitalea tepidiphila DNA region includes the following protein-coding sequences:
- a CDS encoding Coenzyme F420 hydrogenase/dehydrogenase, beta subunit C-terminal domain → MPRVFGSTELIEDVHRRELCIGCGACVELCPYFKNYNGKTAQLFPCTLPQGRCFAYCPKAEVDLNEIYQYVWHMPYDGSALGPYRTILAARAGGQMAPGHYQGGGTASALMAFAMKSGRVKAAALTRREALTPVPEVVTDWTQVARLAGSKFMAAPTLAGLNAAVRQGQRDLGVVGTPCQMLAVAQMRMNPLGKPEHEVPVALTVGLFCNWSLDTRQLIDLLVQKVDIADIRGMDIPPPPANTLVLETSRGPVEVSLNDIKPLIPHTCFICLDMTAELADVSVGMYEGRKGWNTLIVRSDRGAQLVDDAVAAGFLETEAMPDESVTHLSKAAVAKKERSLRMLIQRQLIHTSNQTKDGTDDGPRPALRMSQEVVEKILPPKR
- a CDS encoding hybrid sensor histidine kinase/response regulator; translation: MTADSSNRKSERPTERQTEPNEDRPVHSQNDDPSRESPGHPTDPIQIEEALRQSEQTYRNLMDLAPDSITVTRRRDGRFMQVNRTFCERTGYTVQEAVGRTIYELGIYANPSDRERVIEALERDGKIEGMEIQFKSKSGKILDNLMSSQPITFKGEECLLVVTANINSLKQAQRDLREKEAKLRNILDHITESYYEVDLSGNLTFFNDTLVQVSGYTRDELMGMNFRQYTAPEDVDRIYAVFNDIFRGVTSSRIVDYCVKKKDGTPRIVESSVSLLRDASGAPIGFYGILRDRTDQRKAEDALRQSEESHRGILELAPDSITVVDLQEGRYLQVNDAFCRLSGYSAEEALGRTPLELGVYRDPRDRDRLVEQVKKHGNVEGLEIQYRNRSGQVLDAIVSARQIRFRDRECLLVIVTNITSLKQAQEVLRQSELKYRTVLESMEEGYYETDLRGRFTYFNASTCRLHGYTVDELMGMSYKRYLRPDNAKKISNIFRNIYETGDHSTVMEYEIIRKDGSIRQCELSAYLRRDVSGRPVGFWGITRDRTEQKKMESQLLHSSKMESIGTLAGGVAHDFNNLLMGIQGNTTLILMDTDEDHPSYTNLKSIEQYVRAGADLTRQLLGAARGGKYEAKPTHMNHVIEATTNLFSRTRKEITIHLELDDALWMATVDRGQMEQVLLNLFVNAWHAMPNGGDLFLSSRNSALEGQAARSYGLNPGKYIKISVTDTGVGIPPEAINRIFDPFFTTKEMGHGTGLGLASVYGILSNHGGTITVYSEQGVGTTFNIYLPATEMQTGRQKEVKMEAKTGNETVLLVDDDAGIVEVGRLILEKLGYRVLTAGSGKAAIATFEQRHDTIDLVLLDMIMPGMSGGETFREMKKIDPDVRVILSSGYSINGQAKTILEGGCRGFIQKPYNIKELSMKLREVLDRA